A stretch of Vespula vulgaris chromosome 15, iyVesVulg1.1, whole genome shotgun sequence DNA encodes these proteins:
- the LOC127069289 gene encoding endophilin-A isoform X2, whose protein sequence is MAFAGLKKQINKANQYMTEKMGGAEGTKLDVDFVDMERKTDVTNELVEELQMKTKEFLQPNPTARAKMAAVKGISKLSGQAKASTYPQPEGVLGDCMLTYGKKLGEDSIFAQALIEMGDAMKQMADVKYSLDDNIKQNFLEPLHHLQTKDLKEVMHHRKKLQGRRLDFDCKRRRQAKAVGKRSGSPHFGSPAKTAPYAGSHVSDDEIRQAEEKFAESLHLAQMGMFNLLENDVEQVAQLATFSEALLEYHQQCIDILRILTDKLLEKKEEAAIRPKMEFVPKTFADLHVEGLTTSDAMNGGNFSLHGASRAGSPVHGDGKRSQLELFPAGNPPQSANASPLPSPSKSPARTPMTRQPCCTALYDFEPENEGELGFKENDTITLIQKIDENWYEGSLNGRKGYFPVTYVQVVVPLP, encoded by the exons ATGGCGTTCGCTGGATTGAAGAAACAAATCAACAAAGCTAATCAG tatatGACGGAGAAGATGGGCGGCGCCGAGGGGACCAAGCTCGACGTCGACTTCGTTGATATGGAGAGG AAAACAGACGTGACCAACGAGTTGGTAGAAGAGTTAcaaatgaaaacgaaagaattccTTCAGCCGAATCCAACGGCAAGAGCGAAGATGGCGGCGGTCAAGGGCATTAGTAAACTCAGTGGCCAAGCAAAGGCCTCGACCTATCCTCAACCCGAAGGTGTTCTTGGCGATTGCATGCTTACATATGGCAAAAAACTAGGCGAGGATAGTATTTTCG CTCAGGCCCTTATTGAAATGGGTGATGCGATGAAGCAGATGGCCGACGTGAAATATTCCTTGGACGATAACATAAAGCAAAACTTTTTGGAACCTTTGCACCATCTGCAGACCAAGGATCTCAAGGAAGTTATG catCATCGGAAGAAACTTCAAGGAAGGCGATTGGACTTTGACTGCAAGCGAAGACGTCAAGCTAAAG CTGTGGGAAAGAGATCGGGAAGCCCACATTTTGGAAGTCCAGCAAAAACTGCACCCTACGCCG GTTCTCACGTTTCAGACGACGAGATTCGGCAGGCCGAAGAAAAGTTTGCCGAGAGTCTTCATCTTGCCCAAATGGGCATGTTCAATTTACTGGAGAACGAT gtcGAACAAGTTGCTCAATTGGCGACATTCAGCGAAGCACTTTTAGAATATCATCAACAATGCATCGACATTTTGCGAATCCTAACTGATAAACTTTTGGAAAA gaaagaagaagcagcGATCAGACCAAAAATGGAATTCGTTCCTAAGACATTTGCTGATCTACACGTCGAAGGTTTAACAACTTCGGATGCCATGAACGGTGGGAACTTCTCCCTTCACG GAGCAAGTCGAGCCGGTTCTCCGGTCCATGGAGACGGGAAGCGTTCGCAGCTCGAACTATTCCCGGCCGGAAATCCGCCGCAATCTGCCAATG cTTCGCCATTGCCATCACCGAGCAAATCACCGGCTAGGACACCAATGACGAGACAACCATGTTGCACGGCTCTCTATGATTTTGAACCTGAGAATGAAGGAGAACTTGGATTCAAG gAAAACGATACCATCACCCTGATTCAAAAGATCGACGAGAATTGGTACGAAGGTAGCTTAAATGGACGCAAAGGATACTTCCCTGTGACTTACGTACAGGTCGTAGTACCGCTTCCCTAA
- the LOC127069289 gene encoding endophilin-A isoform X3 has product MAFAGLKKQINKANQYMTEKMGGAEGTKLDVDFVDMERKTDVTNELVEELQMKTKEFLQPNPTARAKMAAVKGISKLSGQAKASTYPQPEGVLGDCMLTYGKKLGEDSIFAQALIEMGDAMKQMADVKYSLDDNIKQNFLEPLHHLQTKDLKEVMHHRKKLQGRRLDFDCKRRRQAKAVGKRSGSPHFGSPAKTAPYADDEIRQAEEKFAESLHLAQMGMFNLLENDVSDGYVEQVAQLATFSEALLEYHQQCIDILRILTDKLLEKKEEAAIRPKMEFVPKTFADLHVEGLTTSDAMNGGNFSLHGASRAGSPVHGDGKRSQLELFPAGNPPQSANASPLPSPSKSPARTPMTRQPCCTALYDFEPENEGELGFKENDTITLIQKIDENWYEGSLNGRKGYFPVTYVQVVVPLP; this is encoded by the exons ATGGCGTTCGCTGGATTGAAGAAACAAATCAACAAAGCTAATCAG tatatGACGGAGAAGATGGGCGGCGCCGAGGGGACCAAGCTCGACGTCGACTTCGTTGATATGGAGAGG AAAACAGACGTGACCAACGAGTTGGTAGAAGAGTTAcaaatgaaaacgaaagaattccTTCAGCCGAATCCAACGGCAAGAGCGAAGATGGCGGCGGTCAAGGGCATTAGTAAACTCAGTGGCCAAGCAAAGGCCTCGACCTATCCTCAACCCGAAGGTGTTCTTGGCGATTGCATGCTTACATATGGCAAAAAACTAGGCGAGGATAGTATTTTCG CTCAGGCCCTTATTGAAATGGGTGATGCGATGAAGCAGATGGCCGACGTGAAATATTCCTTGGACGATAACATAAAGCAAAACTTTTTGGAACCTTTGCACCATCTGCAGACCAAGGATCTCAAGGAAGTTATG catCATCGGAAGAAACTTCAAGGAAGGCGATTGGACTTTGACTGCAAGCGAAGACGTCAAGCTAAAG CTGTGGGAAAGAGATCGGGAAGCCCACATTTTGGAAGTCCAGCAAAAACTGCACCCTACGCCG ACGACGAGATTCGGCAGGCCGAAGAAAAGTTTGCCGAGAGTCTTCATCTTGCCCAAATGGGCATGTTCAATTTACTGGAGAACGATGTAAGTGATGGTTAT gtcGAACAAGTTGCTCAATTGGCGACATTCAGCGAAGCACTTTTAGAATATCATCAACAATGCATCGACATTTTGCGAATCCTAACTGATAAACTTTTGGAAAA gaaagaagaagcagcGATCAGACCAAAAATGGAATTCGTTCCTAAGACATTTGCTGATCTACACGTCGAAGGTTTAACAACTTCGGATGCCATGAACGGTGGGAACTTCTCCCTTCACG GAGCAAGTCGAGCCGGTTCTCCGGTCCATGGAGACGGGAAGCGTTCGCAGCTCGAACTATTCCCGGCCGGAAATCCGCCGCAATCTGCCAATG cTTCGCCATTGCCATCACCGAGCAAATCACCGGCTAGGACACCAATGACGAGACAACCATGTTGCACGGCTCTCTATGATTTTGAACCTGAGAATGAAGGAGAACTTGGATTCAAG gAAAACGATACCATCACCCTGATTCAAAAGATCGACGAGAATTGGTACGAAGGTAGCTTAAATGGACGCAAAGGATACTTCCCTGTGACTTACGTACAGGTCGTAGTACCGCTTCCCTAA